The Flavobacterium sp. 1 genome contains the following window.
TGTCTGAATAACATCCTGAATTTATCTGGTAAGTCACTACATAATCGCCGCCCGAGAGGTTGCTAAATTTTCCATCACCATTTGTTCCAACTGTAGTCTCTGGACTGTCACTTGCTCTAATAAGAGTATAAGTCAATGTTCCGGCTACATTAGGCGGCGTAGCTGTTACAGTCCCTGTAGGAACAGCACAAACTGGGTCTGTTTTTGAAATGGCTAATGCCGATGGCGCTGTATTGGTCAATGTAACCCATATATAACTAGGGCAAAGCATATTAGAGGCAGTAACTGCAACGTTACCGTTATCTGTACTACTGCCAGTAATCACTTTTAATTCAGGAATAGCAGTAATAATTGGTCCCGTAATTGCAACACCTCCTTCCGTTTTCCAGCCAGCTGGAACAAGCCAAGTATAGGTTGTCGCTAGTGGCACAGGCGTTATACTAAAGGTTGCTGTAGTTGATGGGCAATACAATACAAAACTATTGGATGCCAAAGGTGTACCTCCATTTAATGAAATGCCGCCTATATCAAAATTCACACTCAAAGTAGCTGCACTAGAAGTGACAGCTGGCGTACAGCTGCCGCTTACCACACAACGATACTGATAGTTATTCATAGCTATAGTCGCTGCTGTGATGTTCATCGTAGCCGTTGTTACATTTGTGTATACGCCAGTATTAGAAAGGTCACTAAAACTTGACCCATTATTAGTACTCAACTGCCACTGATAGGTTAATCCAGATCCAGAAGCAGCAACCGTAAATGAAGTGTTACCTGTTTCACATACAGAATGACTAGTCGGTGGTGTTGTTATTGCTGGAGCAGTGTTAACCGTTACAGTTGCGCTTTGTCCAGTAATAGCATTAGAACAAGTGGGATTATCTTTATATACAGCACTTACTAAATTATACACAAAACTACCGCCAGTGGCTGTTGAAACTGCTATGCTTGAAGTGGTACTCGGCGAAATATCTATCGTTTGATCCGCACCACCATTGATTTTATAAGTTACAGTTACAGAAACCGTTCTAGGGTTTGTAAAAACAATATTAGATGACGTAGCACCAACACACACAGTTGTTGTGCCGGCAATGGTCGCTGTAGCCATAGGACGAACAATCAAATTAGCACCAGAATCTAAGAAAGAGGTTGAATTAGTACAACCATTCCCATTAGTGATTGAAAGCAATGTATAACCTGTATTTACAGTTGGACTGCCACCTGCAGGAAAAGTAGTTAAAGATGAAGATGTGATGGATTCTGTATATTGTGTTGAAGTAGTATCATTTTTATATGTTATACTATAACCACTTGCCGTAAAAGTCGAGTCCTCCGCATCAAAAGTTAATTGCGGAGTTCCTCCTGCACACATGGTTATTGCTGAGAAACCATTAGATACGTTGTTGGGTAAAGGGTTAACTGTTACTACTTGCGAAGCACAAGCTGTTGTATTACAAGCTCCATTACTATAACGAACGAAATATGTCGTGGTAGACGTTGGTGAAACCGTTATACTATTTCCTGTCCCTGCAGCTGTGCCTCCACAGGAAGCTGTAAACCATTCAACAGTAGCTCCAGTTCCCAAAACACCACCAGCTACAGTAAGCGTAGTAGAACCGCCATCACAAATTGCAGCCGTCCCTGTTATCCCTGTTGGAGCTGTAGATGTACCTACATTTATCACTACTGGATCACTAGTTACAGAACAACCAGAACTAGCTGATGTTGCACCTTTTACTACTCTTCTATAATAAGTGGTTATGGTTGGCGATACAGTATAATCTTCTGTAGTAACTCCTGTATTTGTCCATGGACCGGTACTATTTGGCGCGGACTCCCATTGAAAAGTTAAAGATGTATTAGTCGCTCCATTAACAAGGTAAGAAGATCCATTTAAAGCGACAGCAGTACCACTGCAAATTGTTGATGCAGCAGAAGACGTAATAGTATTGGTTGACAAATCAAATGGGGTAATTGTAAAACCAAGGTCATTTCCACCTGCATTTTCATAATAATCTAATACAAAATCATCATTCCCATCTAAACTAACTAAAACATTATTATAATTTGTAGATGATTGTTCTTGCCATTTATCAAGAATAATTGTTCCATTTAAAGAAAGTCTTACTCCATCATCCCCTCTAACGTTAACCAAATAACAACCATTTCTGGTGGTATTCATTTTATAACGAACAGCAAAACCTTCTGTGTAAACACTTGCCCTTTGTGTACCATTAGAATAAACTGCAAAACAATTCGCATTCCCTCCAAAACCTTCATTAATTGTTTCTGTAGGAACATTATAATAACCAGCATAATTAGCAGTGCTAAATGGAACAGGTGTAGCTCCTCCAGCATTATAAATATGACCTACCCAAGTATTATTATTCCCAACTTCGTTTTGAGTTTCTTGTGTATTACCAAGTGCTGTCTGAGTTACCGTTATTCCTGAAGTTCCAGCTGTTCCGTTTGTATTACAGCCAACCGCTGATAAAACAACTTTTATCTGACCAGAAAGCGAAGAAACCCAATTGGTTATGGTAACACCACTTGCACTTGTTGCAGAAGTTGCGGGCGAGACACTAGTATCTGTTGCCGCATCTAAAATGGTTATGTTTTCGTTGTAACCAGCAAAAGCATTTCCAACAGAAAATGTATAGGCAAAGCCTTTAATCACATTCACTAAAACATACTGACCACCTGTAGTATTACCGCTAGTATAAGTCGTTCCATTATCAATACAAAAAGTTTGAGTCGTTCCTACCTGTGTTGTTGCTGTAATAGGCGTCGAACTAGTAGTTACACTTTGTCCCGATGCTGCGTTTGTACTGGTACTGCTTGAACAAGCATTATAAGCCCTTACACGATAATAATAGGTTGTTCCGCTAATCCCTGATACATTATATGAAGTAACCAGACCAACATCCAAACCATTATAACCCGCAACAAAACTAGCAAAATTACTTACTGTTGAAACATCTAATTTATAATTTACGGCTGTATTTACTGAAGTCCAATTGGCCGTAAAACCAGTGCAGCTAACATTTGTAGCTGCCACTAATACTGGAGCTGGTATCGTTATACTTGGACTCGTCGTTATGGTAACCTCATTACTGACCGTTGCTGCACACGTTCCAGAAACTGGTGTAGCAGTTCTTCTATATTGAGTTACTATATTATTTGTAGTAGCCGTAAGAGCTGGTGGTGTATAATCTAAACCTATTTCACCTGCAACGGTAACCCATCCTGCTCCATCAGTATTACTTTCCCACGAAAAAGTAAAAGAAGGGTTGGAGTTTGTGTTGTTAGGATTTCCATCATAGTCATAGGATCCTTTAATAGTTGTAGTAGCACCGCTGCAAAGTTGAGTAGCTGCAGGTGTTATCACATTGCTTGCCTGATCATAAGGAACTATACTAAAATAAGCTTCACTTAGACCTCCATTTTCATAATAATCAAAAACCAAATCAGTACTATTAGTTGGAAAATTTACAAGCACACTCGCATAAGTTGTTGTCCCATGATCTCCCCAGTTATTTTGATTAGCAACTACTGTGTTACTGCCAACATATAACTTAGTACCATCATCACCTTTAATTGTTACTAAATAGCAGCCAGCTGGTTTAGTAGATTTCATTCGATAACGCACTGCAAAACCTTGTGTATCTATGTTTGTATAAGTATTCCCATTTGAAAGTATTGGCCAACTATATTGGCTCCCTCCGCCAAATTGCTGCAACCCAAAACTTTCCGATTCTGTATAATAACCCGCATAACCTGTAAGCCCGCTAGGTGCAAACATAGCCGCATTATAGGCTCCTGTTGCAGGCGATGCAGCTAAAGGAATGTTATAAACATGACCAATCCATGAATCTGTACCTGCCACTAGTTGATTATCCAGGGTATTGTTTACTCCTGTTAATGTAATCGCTATTCCCGAGCTTCCAATTGTACCATTGGCGGCACAATTTCCTTCTGTTAAAACAACTTTTATTTGTCCCGATAGAGAAGAAACCCAATTAGTAATTGTGCATCCTGTTGAACCTGCTGCAGTAGCTGCAGGCGATACATTAGCATTTGAGGCATCCAAAATAGTTAAAACTTCACTTGAACCCGCAAAAGCATCTCCTACCGAAAATGTATACGTAAATCCCTTAACAACGTTAAGTAAAGCATATTGGCCTCCATTAGCATTAGGTGTCGTATAAGTATTTGGATTATCGATAGTAAAAGTATAGGGAGCAGTTCCTACTGCCGCTGCAGGAGTAATAACCGGCGTACTGACAGATAACGCAACAGCATTGCTAGTGGTATTACCACATCCATTAGTTGCCGAATAACGGATATTCTTACCATTATCTGTAGAAGCAACTATGTAAGGAAGTGTTAGTGGCGAATAACTGCTTCCCCCAGATGCTGTAGATATCTCCCAGCCTTGTGAACTTACAGCTGAACCATTCGCTGTTACTGTAGGTGTTGCTGGATTGAAAGAGTTTCCTGGACATAATGCCACGGGAACTGCTATACCAGCAATTGTTGGTTTATCATTTATCGTTACTGACTTTTGCATAGCTGCGGCCGAACAACCAGTCGCTGTTATCGTTTGTGTAACATCAACTGTGCCTGTACCTGCCGCTCCCCATGTTACGGTAATGGAATTTGTACCAGCGCCTGCCGTTACCGTCCCTCCAATTACTGTCCATGAATAGGTATTGCCGGAAACACTCGCCACGCTGTAAACAGAACCTGTAACTCCTGAACAAACTGGTGAAGTACCCGCTATTACTGGCGTAGGCAATGCATTTATCGTTACTGACTTTTGCGTCGCTGCCACTGAACAGCCCGTCGCTGTTATCGTTTGTGTCACATCAACTGTGCCTGTGCCAGATGCTCCCCATGTTACGGTAATGGAATTTGTACCAGCGCCTGCCGTTACCGTTCCTCCAACTACTGTCCATGAATAGGTATTGCCGGAAACACTCGCCACGCTGTAAACAGAACCTGTAATTCCTGAACAAACTGGTGAAGTACCCGCTATTACTGGCGTAGGCAATGCATTTATAGTTACTGACTTTTGCGTCGCTGCCGCTGAACAGCCTGTCGCTGTTATCGTTTGTGTCACATCAACTGTGCCTGTGCCAGATGCTCCCCATGTTACGGTAATGGAATTTGTACCAGCGCCTGCCGTTACCGTCCCTCCAACTACTGTCCATGAATACGTGTGACCCGAAACATTCGCAACACTGTAAACTGGACCTGTAACTCCTGAACAAACTGGTGAAGTACCCGCTATTACAGGTGTAGGCAATGCATCTATAGTTACTGACTTTTGCGTCGCTGCTGCTGAACAGCCCGTCGCTGTTATCGTTTGTGTAACATTAACTGTGCCTGTGCCAGATGCTCCCCATGTTACGGTAATGGAATTTGTACCAGCGCCTGCCGTTACCGTCCCTCCAACTACTGTCCATGAATACGTGTGTCCTGAAACATTCGCCACGCTGTAAACAGAACCTGTAACTCCTGAACAAACCGGAGATGTGCCTGTTATTGTTGGTGTTGGAGTAGCATTAATCACATAATTAACCGCTGTTCTACAGCTTGGAGCTGAAGGACATGCAGCATAATAAGTCTTTGTGCCTGCAATACTAGTATCGACCAAACCTGAACCGGTAACACCAACCGGGTTAAAAGGAGATCCTGTACCAATTACTGTTCCTCCTGAGGATGTTGTGTACCACTGAATATCATCCTGTATATAATATACCGTCATTTGAACATCATCAACATTTGCTGTTACAGTACCGCTATTTCTAAAGAAATATGCAGACAAACCAACACCAAAATTAGCATTATTGATATCTGCTGGGGTCCAGGTACCTGTAGTTGTACCCTCCCATAAATCGGTGTTTCCTCCATAAGTTAAAACATCAGAGTTTGTCGTCGACCACCTAGGACCCAGACTTTTATTATCACCGTCAGCAGCCGAACCTGTATAGGTAATCACTCCATTCTTTATTAAACTTACTGTAACATCAATAACATTATTAGTTGAAGTACTAACCGAAGCATATCGATTAATTGAAACTTCTATACCAGTAATGGTAGCATCAGTTGGCACAGAAAACCCAAAATTCTTCGCTTGCAAATAGTTCGTACGTCCAAAACTACCGCTATTGATTGAGACAGAAGCACGACTATTATCATTGGCTGTAATACGACCCGGATTTAACCATGCCTCTGAACCGACACCTGTTACATTTGTTCCAGATGATGGGAGTTTAGCACCCGTATTTGATGTTAATGTTGTACAAATAGTTGCAGAAGTCAAAGATCCAGAGCCATTCTGACAAATAGTTACCCCAGTTGCTGTAGGCCCTGATGATGCCATGGTAATAGCATTCGATGTTGCGGGACTTCCCGTTAAACAGGGCGTAGCACTTGCGGTCATAATACAAGTAACTACATCACCACTCATTAAAGTTGCATTGGTATAAGTTGTTGCACTTGTACCAACATTTGCTCCATTCAATTGCCATTGATAAGTTGGGGTTCCACCATTAGTTGGAGTGGCTGTAAACGTTACGGAAGTTCCTGCACAAATTGCTCCAACTGGCAAAGCCGCAATACTTACCGAAGCTGTTAAATTTGCATTTACAGTCACCGTTACCGGCGAAATTGCAAAACAGCCTGTCGCAGCAGTAGTACCTTTTATATAGTAAGTTCCAGCTGTTGCGGCACTAGGGGTGCTATATGAAGTTGTAGCTCCAGAATTAGTCCAATATGTATAAGTTAGACCTGAGGTTGAACCTGTTGTAACCGCTGAAGCAGTTAAATTGACAGTACTTGGCGAACATACTACCGATGGATTGGTTATGCTTACCGTCGGGGTAGTATTTACAGTCAAGGTTATTGCTTTTGTAGCACTACATCCATTTGCATTAGTTATTGTCATTGTACCTGTATAAGTACCTGCTGCTGTACCCGTTGGAACCGAAATTCCAGTTACATTACCACTACCGGCTACAAAAGTAATTGCTGTAGAGCCTTGATCTGCTAAGGTATCCCAATCAATACTATAACTATTTGGAGTATTTGTGGTAGCCGTATAAGCCATTGTCGTGGTCTGAACACCTGCACTTTGGCAAACTGCCGTAACCACTGCTGGAGTTGCTGTCGTTGTTATTGTCGGCAATGCATTTACGGTAAGTGTAATTGTTTTTGTAATCGTACAGCCTCCATTTGTAATTGACATTGTTCCTGTATATGTTCCAGAAGCTGTACCCGCTGGAACTGAAATCCCAGTTACGCTTCCTGCTCCTGCTGTAAATGCAAATGCAGTAGAACCCTGATCAGTCAGCGTTGCCCAATCAATACTATAACTCGTTGGGCTATTAGTAGTAGCCGTATAAGCCATTGTCGTGGTCTGAACACTCGCGCTTTGGCAAACTGCGGTAACCACTGCAGGAGTTGCTGCTGTGGTTATTGTCGGCATAGAATATATCACGAAACTCCCAGTCATAACTTTACAATTCTGACCTCCAACTATAGCAACTACTGTATAAGTACCCGCTGTTGATTGAGTTCCAAAACTGATAGCCGCTCCTGTTCCAGAAACTAGAGTACCAGCTATGTTTGTTCCATTACGCTGTAATTGATAATCAACTCCTGTTTGAGAGTTATTAAGCCCCATTGCGGTGTTAGTTCCTGCACAGCCATTTGAGCCAGTCATCACATAATCTGTTGGATCACTTGCAACAACCGAAATATTATCAAGAATCCAGTCATCACCTCCACTTGTAGTAGCACACGCTCCAGTTCCTACAGCAGTATTCGAAGTAGTCGCTAGAAACTCAAGATTTGCTGTTGTTCCCGACACCCACGGAATTGAAAATGTTATTGTTCCTTGTGTAAGTGGGTCTACTGAACTTATAGAGAATGTTGGTTGTGAGAATATAGCACCATTAGAAGTAGCAATATTAGCTGCAGTTATATTAGTGTTATTTGCTGGGTTAGTAATTGTCATATAAAGCACACCACCAATTCTTACCTTTAATGTAGCAGTTGTATTACAAGCTGTTCTATTTGCATTTTGCCCTTTAATATTAAAAGAAACAGTTAACGTATTACCAAACAATCCTGTAATACTTTGTGATAATGGTTCATCAACTACATTATCAGCATCAATGTAAATCTCATTTAGAGCCCAAGGAGAATAATACCAACCTGAGGCATCTCCTTTTAATGTCCAGCCTGAGGCATTGCCTGTGAAATCTCCTCCTTTAACGACATTACAACCTGACTGCCCAAACCCACTTGTTTGCAGCAATATCAATAATAAAAATGTGAATAGTAATTTTAGTTTCATATAATTGGGGGAATTATTTTTTATATAATAGGGGCTTGATTCCTTAGGCAAAAATTATTCATAACTCGAAATCCGTACGGATTCAAGCAAGAATACTAGCTATACTTTTAGAAAAAAAAGGAAATAAATAAGGCTAGCGCAGATACAAAAGATTTACTGAATCTTGTCTTGTGCTATCCTGTTTGATTAAGTGATCAAACACAACCATTATTATCAATTTTGAAAAAATAGAATAATAATTTTTTAGCTTTTTTATCTGGGGAGATAAATAAGCAGCTACAGTAGGTAAAGTTTTATTCATACAATTTAGGCATTGGGGGTGAGGCTATTCTATTATTTTACAAATCTATAAGACTGTTTACATATTTTTTACATACAAAAGCAGTCCTCATTTGTATTTTGTTTTATCTATTCTAAACAAAACACACTTAATATGCTACAAATCTAAACATTAAAAAAATAACAACAATCATGTTTTTTTAAAATCGTATGAAAATTTCAGCAAAAATAGTAAAAGCCATCAGATTCAAAAAATTGTGACGGCATAAAAAAGCCTCATCTTGTAACTACAAAATGAGGCTAATAGAGATTTAAAAAAAAACAGCTTATAAAATAACTTTACTGGTTGTCCATTTACCGTTTTTAAGCTGGGTTTTGATAATTAATACTTGCTTAGCAACACCTAAGTCATTAATCACATATTCATTGGTATTGATATTTCTTTTTTCAAACAGCTGTTTTTGGCCCATACTGTATATAAAAATTTCATTTATGGAAGCCTCTGCTGAATTAATCGTTATTTCATTATTCTCAACAGAAACAATCAATGGGTTTCCCTTGCCACTATAAAGTCTTTTAAGAGTATTAACTGCAATTGGAACCAAATCTTCTGGAACTGTTGCAATTGGCTCAGTTACGACTGGAGCAGGAACTTCTGGAACTATTGTAACAGGTTCAGTTACGGCTGGAGTTGGAACTTCTGGAATTGTTACTGTTGGTTCGGTTACGGCTGGAGCTGGAACAACTGGAACTGTTATCACTGGTTCGGTTACGGTTGGAACAGGAACAACTGGAACTGTTACAACCGGTTCGGTTACTGCTGGAACAGGAACAACTGGAACTGTTACAACTGGTTCGGTTACGGCTGGAGCTGGAACAACTGGAACTGTTACCACCGGTTCAGTTACGGCTGGAGCTGGAACGACTGGAACTGTTACAACCGGTTCAGTTACGGCTGGGACAGGAACGACTGGAACTGTTACAACTGGTTCGGTTACGGCTGGAACAGGAACAACTGGAACTGTTGCCACCGGTTCGGTTACGGTTGGAGCTGGAACGACTGGAACTGTTACAACCGGTTCGGTTACGGCTGGAACAGGAACAACTGGTTCAGTTACGGTTGGAGTTGGAACTTCTGGAACTGTTACAGTTGGCTCTATAGGAGGTGCTGCTGGTGGTACTACAGGAGTACTATTAACATAAAGTAACACAAAACGATCATCAAATCTCCCTGCTAATGTTGTAAAACTGTAAGTGCCGTTTTTTAAATTATGAGTAACGCCGGTAACTAAATCTTTAAGAAAAACATCTTGATTAACAAACAAACCATCTACATGGTCTATAGTAATATTAAATGTGCCAACTATAGTCGTTTTGTAACCCAATGGTACTTCATCAGTTGTCAAAAATGGCAGACCTCTTCCTTGAATGGTTAGTCTTTTACCTCCATTAATACTATAAAAATCAACGTATGGATTCGAATCTAAAGTAACAGCATCATACAATTTATCCCAGCCATTGGTTGCTCCGGTAATATAACCCACCAAGAGCTGTTTAAAAGCTCCTTCTGCATTGGAAAAATTCAGCCAAACTCTATTTCTTTCTATAAGAGTCTTTTTTGAGACACTTGAGTTCTTAAAAGCACTACGCTCTAACTTAATTTCATTATTACCTGCCGAAGCTTTTGTATTCATCTCTTTTCCGAAAGAAACTTGTGAAATCAAGAAAAGACCACACATTAAAAGTAAAATTGTTTTCATAAGAATAGCCTGTTAAATTTATGTTCAGTATTCAATTAATCATCTAAATAGGTAACTTATTATTTTGGGATTTAAAGCATACTCGAATTTAATGAATAAATTTAAAAAAATAGAAGAAAAGCACGTTTAATCGATTAAAAACATATTTTTTAATTTACAGTAATAATTAACTTACATAATAATCGAGATTTAACCCGCTGGGTATAATTATTTTTAAACACATAGAAAAATAGATTTTATAGTACATAAGAAGAACTTGATAGACGTTTACTTTTCTCATAACCAATCTGCGCAAAAAATAGTAGTCTTTCAATTCATCCCTTGATAATTTAATATTAAATCTATGTTTCTTTATGGCTCCTATTTAAACAGAATTAGACCCAGCTTGTTGAAACAATAAAAATGAAGCACATTCTATTTCTTCGTTCGAAAAAAATTACTTTTGCGTCAAGACAACTAAAACATAGCATTGTTCATGAAAGAAGTCTATTCGACCAAAGAAGCCATTCAAAAAATAGAACATTTTTGTGCTTATCAAGAACGCTGCCATCAGGAAGTGGTGTCCAAGCTATGGAGCATGAAATTGGATGCGTCAGAAATTGATGAAGTTATAGTGCATCTTATTGAACACAATTTTCTTAATGAATCACGGTTTGCCTGCAGTTTTGCCCGTGGAAAACACCGCATCAAGCATTGGGGAAAAATCCGAATTACCAATGAACTAAAAATGCGGAATATCAATCAGACACTGATCAATATTGCCCTGAAAGAAATTGAACCCGAAGAATACATCACCACATTTGAAGAATTAGCCGAAAGGAATTGGAACTCCATCACAGAAAAAAATGTCCTAAAAAAAAGAAAGAAATTTTGTGATTATATGCTCCGCCGAGGATTTGAAAGTAATTTAATTTATGATAAAGTAAAAGAATTAGAAAGCAGTGAGCAGTAAACAGTTTATTAGTAACAAAGTCATAATAAATAGATCAATAAAACTGATTTATTTTGAAAGCATCTGTGAAATCGGTATAATCCGTACAAATCTGCGGCTAAAAAAAATGTACATTTAAATACTCAAAAGCACACTCACAGCATTCCCTCCAAAACCAACCGCATTGACCAATACCTTACGAATAGGTTTTGTCTGTCTTTGCGCTTCCGCAAAAGGAACTCCGATGAACTGATTGTGCTGCATCATCAAAATAGCCATTTCCATACTCAAAATTCCTGATGCGCCAAAAGTATGTCCAATTTTCCATTTGTTGGTTGTCAATAAAGGCATGTTTCCGCTAAAGACTTTTTCAATAGCTTTGTATTCCGTTAAATCACCTTTTATCGTTCCTGGAGCATGCATCACGATGGCATCAACTTCGGATAAATCTGTGTTTGCTAAAGCCATTTTCATTGATTTTTGAAAACAGTCCGCTTCTGCAGAAATCGAAATGTTGTGTTCCAAAATTTCAGTAGCATAGCCGATGCCTTCAATAAAAGCCAAGGCATTTTCTTTTTTCCCAATTTCGAGACAGCACACTCCTGCTCCTTCTCCCAAAATCATGGTATTTTGCTTTTTGTCCAGATCCAAAGCACGGTTGGGATATTTTTCGTCACTTTTGGAGTAAATTTTCAGAGCCCTCATTTGACCAATCGTAAAATCGGTTAAAGGTGCTTCACTGCCGCCAACCAAAAATTTATCGGCCATACCTGAACGAAGCCACGCCACACCATTAAGAACCGCATGCAGTGCCGTAGAACAAGTGATGGAATGTGAAATTTCGGGTCCTGAACTCTGCAGATCATGACCAACCCAAGAAGAAATATTCCCTAGTGTGGTCGTTGGCGAAGCTAAAGTCTGCACCTTTCCACTCTCTAAGTATTCCTGAAAATGTTTTTCAAATAAATCAGTAGCCCCGCGGGAGGAACCAATGTTGATTCCGAAAATATCCTTATCATTCCATCCTGCTTTTTCAATCGCTTTCCGTGAAGCTGCCATTGCAAACAGAACGGATTTATCCAAAGACTTGTACTTTATGTCCGATTGCCGTAAGGCTTCAACTTCTGTCTTAGAATCCTCATCAAGTGCGGCAACAGCAGTATTTTGATGATCCAGAAATTGTATTGAGAAACAAGGATTTTCCCAAAGGTAATTTTTCCAAACAGTATCAGATGAATTCCCTAATGACGAAATGGATGTTATGGCGGTTATGGAGATAATTTGTGACAAAATATTCTATTGTGATTTGACCGCAAAGGTCGCAAAGTTTTACGCAAAGTCCGCAAATAATTATGTTCCTTTTTTACATCAACCCTTTATTTGCTAACCTGTGAGCGTAAATGGCACACAGATGACACAGATACTACTGATAAAAACAGTTTTTTAATCCGTGTGAATCTGTTTAATCCGTCTAATCTGTGGCAAATAACTAAGCGATATCTAAAGCCTTTTCAACCACTTCATACACTTTTTTCAGTTGTGTATCGGTAATCACATAAGGAGGCAAAATGTAAACGATATTCCCAACCGGCCGCAGAATCACCCCATTTTCAATAAAGAAATCATAAAGCCTGTTGCGCAAAGTTCCGTAATAGCTTGCCGAAGTTTCTGTTTTAATTTCCAATGCAAAAATAACCCCGAGAACTCTCGTGGCCGTAACCATAGGATGATTTTCAATATGTTTTTTAAATGCTAAATGGCTTTTATTTATTCTAACCAAATTATGCTGTATTGTAGCTGTTTCCAACAAAGTCAAACTAGCCAAAGCCGCTGCGCAGCCTGTAGGATTTGCGGTGAAAGTATGGCCGTGAAATAATGCTTTATTGATATCTTCATCATAAAAAGCATCGAAAAGATCGTGGGTAAAAGTCGTTATCGCCATCGGGATGGTGCCTCCAGTCAACGCTTTGGACAAACACATCATATCTGGTTTTTGTTCCAAATAATCACAGGCAAACGTTTTACCGGTTTTCCCAAAGCCCGTCATTACTTCATCGGCAATCGTGAGAACATTGTTTTCTTGGCAAATTTTAATTAATTGATCCAATGCTTCGGGTTCGTACATCACCATTCCGGCTGCTCCCTGCACCAAAGGCTCAAATATAAAACCAGCGCAATCATGATTTTTTATAACTTCCCTAAGCGCATCAAAACTTGTTTGCTCCTGCCCTTTTACAGGCACTGGAATCCGAATCACATCAATGAACATTCCTTGAAAAGCCTGCGTATAAAATGAAATTCCGCTGGCAGCCATTGCGGCAAAAGTATCGCCATGAAAAGCATTTTCGAAAGCTATTATTGTTGTTCTCTTTTCGCCTTTGTTGTAAAAATACTGCAAAGCCACTTTAATCGCCACTTCAACCGATGTAGATCCATTATCCGAGAAAAACACTTTTTTTTGATTATCAGGTAAAATAGCCAAAAGTTTTTCAGCCAAAATTATTGCTGGTTCATGCGTAAAACCGCCAAAC
Protein-coding sequences here:
- a CDS encoding regulatory protein RecX, producing the protein MKEVYSTKEAIQKIEHFCAYQERCHQEVVSKLWSMKLDASEIDEVIVHLIEHNFLNESRFACSFARGKHRIKHWGKIRITNELKMRNINQTLINIALKEIEPEEYITTFEELAERNWNSITEKNVLKKRKKFCDYMLRRGFESNLIYDKVKELESSEQ
- a CDS encoding beta-ketoacyl synthase N-terminal-like domain-containing protein, encoding MSQIISITAITSISSLGNSSDTVWKNYLWENPCFSIQFLDHQNTAVAALDEDSKTEVEALRQSDIKYKSLDKSVLFAMAASRKAIEKAGWNDKDIFGINIGSSRGATDLFEKHFQEYLESGKVQTLASPTTTLGNISSWVGHDLQSSGPEISHSITCSTALHAVLNGVAWLRSGMADKFLVGGSEAPLTDFTIGQMRALKIYSKSDEKYPNRALDLDKKQNTMILGEGAGVCCLEIGKKENALAFIEGIGYATEILEHNISISAEADCFQKSMKMALANTDLSEVDAIVMHAPGTIKGDLTEYKAIEKVFSGNMPLLTTNKWKIGHTFGASGILSMEMAILMMQHNQFIGVPFAEAQRQTKPIRKVLVNAVGFGGNAVSVLLSI
- the bioA gene encoding adenosylmethionine--8-amino-7-oxononanoate transaminase, with translation MTLIERDSQHLWHPYTQHKTAALPIAITKGEGALLWDENNKEYIDAIASWWVNPYGHSNKYIADAIYKQLTTLEHVLFGGFTHEPAIILAEKLLAILPDNQKKVFFSDNGSTSVEVAIKVALQYFYNKGEKRTTIIAFENAFHGDTFAAMAASGISFYTQAFQGMFIDVIRIPVPVKGQEQTSFDALREVIKNHDCAGFIFEPLVQGAAGMVMYEPEALDQLIKICQENNVLTIADEVMTGFGKTGKTFACDYLEQKPDMMCLSKALTGGTIPMAITTFTHDLFDAFYDEDINKALFHGHTFTANPTGCAAALASLTLLETATIQHNLVRINKSHLAFKKHIENHPMVTATRVLGVIFALEIKTETSASYYGTLRNRLYDFFIENGVILRPVGNIVYILPPYVITDTQLKKVYEVVEKALDIA